In Nocardioides sp. InS609-2, a single genomic region encodes these proteins:
- the moaC gene encoding cyclic pyranopterin monophosphate synthase MoaC produces the protein MAERLTHIDESGAAHMVDVSAKHVTARTASASGRVLVSAAVIELLRGAGVPKGDTLAVARLAGIMGAKQTPSLIPLCHPLALSSVGVDLVVTDESVDIVATVSTTDRTGVEMEALTAVAVSALTVIDMVKAVDKGAVITDVRVETKTGGKSGDWSR, from the coding sequence ATGGCTGAGCGGCTGACCCACATCGACGAGTCCGGCGCGGCTCACATGGTCGACGTTTCGGCCAAGCACGTCACTGCCCGCACGGCCTCGGCGTCGGGACGCGTGCTCGTCTCGGCCGCGGTCATCGAGCTGTTGCGCGGCGCCGGAGTGCCCAAGGGCGACACCCTGGCGGTGGCCCGGCTCGCCGGCATCATGGGCGCCAAGCAGACCCCGTCGCTGATCCCGCTCTGCCACCCGCTGGCGCTGTCGTCGGTCGGCGTCGACCTGGTCGTCACCGACGAGTCGGTCGACATCGTGGCCACGGTCTCGACCACTGACCGGACGGGCGTGGAGATGGAGGCGCTCACCGCCGTCGCCGTCTCCGCACTCACGGTCATCGACATGGTCAAGGCCGTCGACAAGGGCGCGGTCATCACCGACGTGCGCGTCGAGACCAAGACCGGTGGGAAGTCCGGAGACTGGTCGCGATGA
- a CDS encoding 5-formyltetrahydrofolate cyclo-ligase — protein MNATPGPPLAAKVALRDQVRASRRRRPLAEAAEDAAAIAAHLLAAPDVRRAATVAAYVGVGPEPGTGLLLDALTDAGKRVILPVVMPDLDLDWAAYTGSAGLAPAGRGLLEPASERLGLDAIATADVVLLPGLAVSSTGMRLGRGGGCYDWVLARVPVGTFTCVVLYDDEVGREVPTEPHDRRVAAAVSPAGIVTF, from the coding sequence ATGAATGCGACACCCGGCCCCCCGTTGGCAGCCAAGGTGGCGCTCCGCGACCAGGTGCGCGCCTCCCGTCGGCGGCGCCCGTTGGCCGAGGCAGCCGAGGATGCGGCGGCGATCGCGGCGCACCTGCTGGCGGCTCCAGATGTACGCCGCGCGGCCACCGTCGCGGCGTACGTCGGCGTGGGCCCCGAACCCGGCACCGGCCTGCTCCTCGATGCGCTGACCGACGCGGGGAAGCGGGTGATCCTGCCGGTGGTCATGCCCGACCTCGACCTGGACTGGGCCGCCTACACCGGGTCCGCCGGCCTGGCCCCGGCCGGGCGCGGCCTCCTCGAGCCGGCGTCGGAGCGGCTCGGCCTCGACGCGATCGCGACCGCCGACGTGGTGCTCCTGCCGGGCCTCGCCGTCTCGTCCACGGGCATGCGGCTGGGCCGCGGCGGCGGGTGCTACGACTGGGTGCTGGCCCGGGTGCCGGTGGGCACGTTCACCTGCGTGGTCCTGTACGACGACGAGGTCGGTCGCGAGGTGCCGACCGAGCCGCACGACCGGCGGGTGGCTGCCGCGGTCTCGCCCGCGGGCATCGTGACCTTCTGA
- a CDS encoding MFS transporter, whose translation MSTPDPSPKRAVATSILMFAAFMDLIDVTIVNVALPAIRSDLSASPAHLQWILGGYTLAFAVLLITGGRLGDIFGRQRIFVIGVAGFTATSLAACLSGSGDALVIARVVQGGFAALMVPQLLSTVQVLYPPKERAAVFGIVGAVSGTAAVIGPVLGGWLVTSDAFGIGWRSIFLINVPVGIALMALAITYVPNTTSQRATRLDLSGVALATVGLLLLVFPLIEGREQGWPVWIWAMLAASAMVLALFVVNQRRAERRTQSSLLPMHLFANRGFSAGIVTQAAFQGSMAGFVLALVIYLQSGLGFSAIHAGLVLLPFSLGAFVGVGISAPFGLRLGKVVPFAGAVAQAAGVAWLAVIVTHRGDALGGWNATPPMLLAGIGLGLLVVPLIDIALSTVDAEDAGAASGTYSTFQQLGAALGIAVIGFVFFDTVGDTFTSSALRSGFGAAARWAVGGYLMCAVSTLFLPDRNAVQEHAREQAQLLETETV comes from the coding sequence ATGAGCACCCCTGACCCATCCCCCAAGCGCGCCGTCGCGACGAGCATCCTGATGTTCGCTGCCTTCATGGACCTGATCGACGTCACGATCGTCAACGTCGCCCTCCCGGCGATCCGGTCGGACCTCTCCGCGAGCCCGGCCCACCTGCAGTGGATCCTCGGCGGCTACACGCTGGCCTTTGCCGTCCTGCTCATCACCGGAGGCCGCCTCGGCGACATCTTCGGCCGCCAACGCATCTTCGTGATCGGGGTTGCCGGCTTCACGGCGACGTCGCTCGCCGCCTGCCTGTCCGGCTCCGGAGATGCCCTCGTCATCGCCCGCGTCGTACAAGGGGGATTCGCCGCGCTCATGGTGCCGCAGCTCCTGTCGACGGTGCAGGTGCTGTATCCCCCGAAGGAGCGCGCAGCCGTCTTCGGCATCGTCGGCGCGGTGTCGGGCACCGCGGCTGTCATCGGCCCCGTGCTCGGAGGATGGCTCGTCACGAGCGACGCATTCGGCATCGGCTGGCGCAGCATCTTCCTGATCAACGTCCCGGTCGGCATTGCGCTGATGGCGCTGGCGATCACGTACGTGCCCAACACGACGTCGCAACGAGCGACTCGCCTGGATCTGTCCGGCGTGGCGCTCGCGACAGTCGGCCTGCTCCTTTTGGTGTTCCCGTTGATCGAAGGGCGTGAGCAGGGGTGGCCGGTCTGGATCTGGGCGATGCTGGCCGCCTCGGCGATGGTCCTGGCGCTGTTCGTCGTCAATCAGCGCCGCGCCGAACGGCGCACGCAGTCCTCACTCCTGCCCATGCACCTGTTCGCAAACCGGGGCTTCTCGGCAGGCATCGTCACGCAGGCGGCGTTCCAGGGATCGATGGCCGGATTCGTGCTGGCACTGGTGATCTATCTACAGAGTGGCCTCGGGTTCAGCGCGATCCACGCGGGGCTCGTGCTGCTGCCGTTCAGTCTCGGGGCCTTCGTCGGGGTCGGCATCTCGGCGCCCTTTGGGCTGCGGCTCGGCAAGGTCGTCCCGTTCGCCGGCGCCGTGGCGCAGGCTGCCGGCGTCGCCTGGCTCGCGGTGATCGTCACCCACCGGGGCGACGCCCTCGGCGGATGGAACGCCACCCCGCCGATGCTGCTGGCCGGCATCGGGCTGGGACTGCTGGTCGTTCCACTGATCGACATCGCACTGTCCACGGTCGACGCCGAGGACGCCGGAGCGGCCTCCGGGACGTACAGCACCTTCCAGCAGCTCGGCGCCGCGCTGGGCATCGCTGTCATCGGCTTCGTGTTCTTCGACACCGTCGGCGACACCTTCACGTCGTCGGCGTTGCGCTCCGGATTCGGGGCGGCGGCCCGGTGGGCGGTCGGCGGCTACCTGATGTGCGCCGTCTCGACACTGTTCCTGCCTGACCGCAATGCGGTGCAGGAGCACGCTCGTGAGCAGGCCCAGCTGCTGGAGACAGAGACGGTCTGA
- a CDS encoding MogA/MoaB family molybdenum cofactor biosynthesis protein, with amino-acid sequence MSLPAAVIVASNRAAAGVYADETGPLIVDFLRAAGFSCGDPAVVPDGEPVAAAIRAAIEGGARVVLTTGGTGLTPTDRTPEVTRPLLDREVPGMAEAIRAHGQAAGVPTAMLSRGLAGVAGECLVVNLPGSRGGVKDGLAVLEPVLVHAAEQVVGSDHAAGA; translated from the coding sequence ATGAGCCTGCCCGCTGCCGTCATCGTCGCCTCCAACCGCGCCGCGGCCGGCGTGTACGCCGACGAGACCGGGCCGCTGATCGTCGACTTCCTCCGGGCAGCCGGCTTCTCGTGCGGTGACCCGGCGGTCGTGCCCGACGGTGAGCCGGTGGCTGCCGCGATCCGTGCCGCGATCGAAGGCGGCGCCCGCGTCGTACTCACCACTGGCGGCACCGGACTCACGCCCACCGACCGCACGCCCGAGGTCACCCGGCCGTTGCTCGACCGCGAGGTGCCCGGCATGGCTGAGGCGATCCGGGCGCACGGGCAGGCGGCGGGGGTGCCGACGGCGATGCTGTCGCGCGGCCTCGCCGGTGTCGCGGGGGAGTGCCTCGTGGTGAACCTGCCCGGCTCGCGTGGCGGGGTGAAGGACGGCCTCGCCGTGCTCGAGCCGGTGCTGGTGCACGCCGCCGAGCAGGTCGTCGGCAGCGACCACGCAGCTGGTGCGTGA
- a CDS encoding UTP--glucose-1-phosphate uridylyltransferase: MGSTGLEVARTKMRDEGVDKVAIDTFAHYYRLLEHGETGMIPESSIEPLDMESLADVDVDDEVAAEAIRKTVVIKLNGGLGTSMGMNRAKSLLCVRRGLSFLDIIARQVLHLREAYDAPLPLIFMNSFRTSADTMAALSRYDGLAVDDLPLEFLQNKEPKLLLDGLLPVSYPKNPDLEWCPPGHGDLYTALRGTGLLGRLVDAGYRHVFVSNSDNLGAVPDARVAGWFAQSGAPFAIEAVRRTPSDRKGGHFAKRRSDGRVVLRESAQTPPGDRKALADLDRHKYTSTNNLWFDLQAMQETLDARDGILGLPLIRNVKHLDPGDPRTPEVVQIETAMGAAIEVFDGARTIEVGRDRFVPVKTTNDLLVLRSDIYDIGRDFVLDQASEAVPYVELDGAFYKLVGDFDKRFPEGAPSLRRASSFTVDGDFTFGHGVTVVGDVSLDATSAQRIAADTQLRQGAT; the protein is encoded by the coding sequence ATGGGTAGCACTGGCCTGGAGGTCGCGCGCACGAAGATGCGTGACGAGGGCGTCGACAAGGTCGCCATCGACACGTTCGCGCACTACTACCGGCTGCTCGAGCACGGCGAGACCGGGATGATCCCGGAGTCGTCGATCGAGCCGCTGGACATGGAGTCGCTCGCCGACGTCGACGTCGACGACGAGGTCGCCGCAGAGGCGATCCGCAAGACGGTCGTCATCAAGCTCAACGGCGGACTCGGCACATCGATGGGCATGAACCGCGCCAAGTCGTTGCTGTGCGTACGCCGCGGGTTGTCGTTCCTCGACATCATCGCCCGGCAGGTCCTGCACCTGCGTGAGGCGTACGACGCGCCGCTGCCGCTGATCTTCATGAACAGCTTCCGCACCTCGGCCGACACGATGGCCGCCCTCAGTCGCTACGACGGCCTCGCCGTCGACGACCTGCCGCTGGAGTTCCTGCAGAACAAGGAGCCCAAGCTGCTGCTCGACGGGCTGCTGCCGGTGAGCTACCCGAAGAATCCCGACCTCGAGTGGTGTCCGCCCGGGCACGGCGACCTTTACACCGCGCTGCGCGGCACCGGCCTGCTCGGTCGCCTCGTCGATGCCGGCTACCGGCACGTCTTCGTCTCCAACTCCGACAACCTCGGCGCGGTGCCCGACGCCCGGGTGGCCGGGTGGTTCGCCCAGTCGGGTGCACCGTTCGCGATCGAGGCGGTGCGTCGTACTCCCTCGGACCGCAAGGGCGGTCACTTCGCCAAGCGGCGCAGCGACGGTCGCGTAGTGCTCCGCGAGAGCGCACAGACCCCGCCGGGTGACCGGAAGGCGTTGGCCGACCTCGACCGCCACAAGTACACGTCGACCAACAACCTGTGGTTCGACCTTCAAGCCATGCAGGAGACGCTCGACGCGCGCGACGGCATCCTCGGGCTGCCGCTGATCCGCAACGTGAAGCACCTCGACCCGGGTGACCCGCGCACCCCCGAGGTCGTGCAGATCGAGACCGCCATGGGCGCAGCGATCGAGGTTTTCGACGGCGCCCGCACGATCGAGGTCGGCCGCGACCGCTTCGTGCCGGTGAAGACGACGAACGACCTGCTGGTGCTGCGCTCCGACATCTACGACATCGGCCGCGACTTCGTGCTCGACCAGGCCAGCGAAGCCGTGCCGTACGTCGAGCTCGACGGCGCCTTCTACAAGCTGGTCGGCGACTTTGACAAGCGCTTCCCCGAGGGCGCGCCGTCGCTGCGTCGGGCCTCGTCGTTCACCGTCGACGGGGACTTCACGTTCGGCCACGGGGTCACGGTGGTCGGCGACGTCAGCCTCGATGCGACGTCTGCCCAGCGCATTGCCGCGGACACCCAGCTGCGACAGGGCGCGACGTGA
- a CDS encoding phospholipid carrier-dependent glycosyltransferase yields the protein MSTAAPLEQETVPLSRTSAGREVPPARERARGWRSAEDPIIGWTGAVAVTLLAFFLRVWRLGTPHQFSFDETYYAKDAWSLLNNGYVRAYVDEADRTILNGQTTGLWKDEPSMIVHPEVGKWLIALGEKAFGMDPFGWRVAAAVVGSLMVLLMCRFVRRVTGSTALGLVGGLLLSFDGLHLVLSRLGLLDIFLAFFLLCGVHCIVADRAWFRDRLDRRTSASSSGWGARVLWRPWLVAAGVSFGLAIGTKWTALYPLAAFGVLVWLWSAGARRSHGVRWATAKSALLDGVPAFFSLVLVALVVYVASWGGWLAHAAEYEQSTLSDSQFTQYGGGKQWPTATEPDATGLGEVTQSLRSLAHYHHDVYMFHAHFLNDSTHIYASKPSGWLLMNRPVGVDAQLDIQPGTQGCEAPPGSNCLRQVLLLGNPILWWGGCLALLFAVAMWAGARDWRFGVAVVGVASTWLPWLLYDDRPIFIFYAICCLPFVVLAITLTMGKLIGSSRAPSPRRTAGVTVAGSFFVLVLVNFAWFWPIWTDVLLTHAEWVNRIWFKRWI from the coding sequence GTGAGCACCGCCGCGCCCCTTGAGCAGGAGACCGTCCCGCTCTCCCGCACCAGCGCGGGCCGCGAGGTGCCGCCGGCGAGGGAACGGGCACGCGGCTGGCGCAGTGCCGAGGACCCGATCATCGGCTGGACCGGCGCCGTCGCGGTCACGCTGCTCGCCTTCTTCCTGCGCGTCTGGCGGCTCGGCACGCCGCACCAGTTCTCGTTCGACGAGACCTACTACGCCAAGGACGCGTGGTCGCTGCTCAACAACGGCTACGTCCGGGCGTACGTCGACGAGGCCGACCGCACGATCCTGAACGGCCAGACCACCGGGCTCTGGAAGGACGAGCCGTCGATGATCGTCCACCCCGAGGTGGGCAAGTGGCTGATCGCGCTCGGCGAGAAGGCGTTCGGCATGGATCCGTTCGGCTGGCGCGTCGCCGCCGCCGTCGTCGGGTCGCTGATGGTGCTGCTGATGTGCCGCTTCGTCCGGCGCGTCACCGGCTCGACCGCGCTGGGCCTGGTCGGTGGGCTGCTGCTGTCGTTCGACGGCCTGCACCTGGTGCTGTCGCGGCTCGGCCTGCTCGACATCTTCCTGGCGTTCTTCCTGCTCTGCGGGGTGCATTGCATCGTCGCCGACCGCGCGTGGTTCCGCGATCGCCTCGACCGTCGTACGTCGGCGTCGTCGTCGGGCTGGGGCGCCCGCGTGCTGTGGCGGCCCTGGCTGGTCGCGGCCGGGGTGTCGTTCGGGCTGGCGATCGGCACGAAGTGGACCGCGCTCTACCCGCTCGCCGCGTTCGGCGTGCTGGTCTGGCTCTGGAGCGCCGGCGCCCGGCGCAGCCACGGCGTGCGCTGGGCGACCGCGAAGTCGGCCCTGCTGGACGGCGTACCCGCGTTCTTCTCGCTCGTCCTCGTCGCCCTCGTCGTGTACGTCGCGTCCTGGGGCGGCTGGCTCGCGCACGCGGCGGAGTACGAGCAGTCGACGCTCAGCGACTCGCAGTTCACCCAGTACGGCGGCGGCAAGCAGTGGCCGACCGCGACCGAGCCCGACGCGACCGGGCTCGGCGAGGTGACGCAGTCGCTGCGCTCGCTGGCGCACTACCACCACGACGTCTACATGTTCCACGCCCACTTCCTCAACGACAGCACGCACATCTACGCGTCCAAGCCGAGCGGCTGGCTGCTGATGAACCGCCCCGTCGGGGTCGACGCGCAGCTCGACATCCAGCCCGGGACGCAGGGCTGCGAGGCGCCTCCGGGCAGCAACTGCCTGCGCCAGGTGCTGCTGCTCGGCAACCCCATCCTGTGGTGGGGCGGCTGCCTCGCGCTGCTCTTCGCGGTGGCGATGTGGGCCGGCGCGCGAGACTGGCGCTTCGGGGTCGCGGTGGTCGGCGTCGCGTCGACCTGGCTGCCCTGGCTCCTGTACGACGACCGGCCGATCTTCATCTTCTACGCGATCTGCTGCCTGCCGTTCGTCGTGCTGGCCATCACGCTGACCATGGGGAAGCTCATCGGGTCGTCCCGCGCGCCCTCGCCACGTCGTACTGCCGGAGTGACCGTGGCCGGCTCGTTCTTCGTGCTGGTGCTCGTGAACTTCGCGTGGTTCTGGCCGATCTGGACCGACGTCCTGCTCACCCACGCCGAATGGGTGAACCGAATCTGGTTCAAGCGCTGGATCTAG
- a CDS encoding GNAT family protein — MAPGWPARLTHGAITLRPLTNRDRSAWREVRERNADWLRHWEATVPPGPVTGARPSSYRALVRRLRTLARDGQAMPFAIEVEGRFVGQVTVNNIVHGSAQFGSIGYWIDQAVAGRGLMPQAVAMVIDHCFSAAGLHRIEICIRPENTNSLRVVEKLEMHEVGYAPRFLHIDGDWRDHRIYAVTVEDVPHGLLTRLSAG; from the coding sequence GTGGCTCCCGGCTGGCCGGCGCGGCTGACGCACGGCGCGATCACCCTGCGGCCGCTGACCAACCGCGACCGCAGTGCCTGGCGCGAGGTGCGCGAACGCAACGCCGACTGGCTGAGGCACTGGGAGGCCACCGTGCCACCGGGCCCGGTCACCGGCGCCCGGCCGTCGTCGTACAGGGCGCTGGTGCGGCGGCTGCGCACGCTCGCCCGTGACGGGCAGGCGATGCCGTTCGCGATCGAGGTCGAAGGCCGGTTCGTGGGACAGGTGACGGTCAACAACATCGTGCACGGGTCGGCGCAGTTCGGGTCGATCGGCTACTGGATCGACCAGGCCGTTGCCGGCCGTGGGCTGATGCCGCAGGCCGTGGCGATGGTGATCGACCACTGTTTCTCCGCCGCCGGGCTGCACCGCATCGAGATCTGCATCCGGCCCGAGAACACCAACTCGCTGCGGGTCGTCGAGAAGCTCGAGATGCACGAGGTCGGCTACGCGCCGCGGTTCCTCCACATCGACGGCGACTGGCGCGACCACCGCATCTACGCCGTCACTGTCGAGGACGTGCCGCACGGTCTTCTCACGCGCCTCTCTGCGGGGTAG
- the glp gene encoding gephyrin-like molybdotransferase Glp: MADLTPVPEFLERILSTVSPLPDLQQPLMEALGLAVAEDVVAGISLPSFDNSGMDGYAVCLQDVATASAESPVHLPVVGEIGAGQAKLMAMSPGTTVKIMTGAPMPAGADTVVPYEWTDRGVARVVINKAPKLGQHVRRVGEDVAEGDVLVEHGTVLGPRHLGLLAAVGRSSVRSRPRPRVVVISTGSELREPGTQLGHDSIYDGNSYLLAAAVRREGAIAYRVGIVPDDPRTFTDALTDQLVRADLVVTSGGVSEGDFDVVKEALSSLGTVWFGGVAMQPGKPQGFGVIGDDRTPIFTLPGNPVSAYISFETFVLPALRRMMGKLPYVRPTTRARLTHPFSSPAGRRQFVRGAYDVDRGGPFVSPVGGHGSHLLGDLAASNALIVVPEETTSMSAGEMVQVLRLDEEF; this comes from the coding sequence ATGGCTGACCTCACGCCGGTCCCCGAGTTCCTCGAGCGCATCCTGTCCACGGTCTCGCCGCTGCCCGACCTCCAGCAGCCGTTGATGGAGGCGCTCGGCCTCGCGGTTGCCGAGGACGTCGTGGCGGGGATCTCGCTGCCGAGCTTCGACAACTCGGGCATGGACGGCTACGCCGTGTGCCTGCAGGATGTCGCGACGGCCAGCGCAGAGAGCCCGGTGCACCTGCCGGTCGTCGGCGAGATCGGCGCCGGCCAGGCCAAGCTGATGGCGATGTCGCCCGGCACGACCGTCAAGATCATGACCGGCGCTCCCATGCCGGCCGGCGCCGACACCGTGGTGCCCTACGAGTGGACCGACCGAGGCGTCGCCCGGGTCGTCATCAACAAGGCGCCGAAGCTCGGGCAGCACGTCCGCCGGGTCGGCGAGGATGTCGCCGAGGGCGACGTACTCGTCGAGCACGGCACGGTGCTCGGCCCGCGTCACCTCGGCCTGCTCGCCGCCGTCGGTCGGTCCTCGGTCCGTTCGCGGCCGAGACCCCGCGTCGTCGTCATCTCCACCGGTTCCGAGCTGCGCGAGCCCGGCACCCAGCTCGGCCACGACTCGATCTACGACGGAAACTCCTACCTGCTGGCCGCGGCCGTGCGCCGTGAGGGAGCGATCGCCTACCGCGTCGGCATCGTGCCCGACGACCCGCGCACCTTCACCGATGCGCTCACCGACCAGCTGGTGCGCGCCGACCTGGTGGTGACCTCCGGCGGGGTCAGCGAGGGCGACTTCGACGTCGTCAAGGAGGCGCTGTCGTCGCTGGGCACCGTGTGGTTCGGCGGCGTCGCCATGCAGCCCGGCAAGCCGCAGGGCTTCGGCGTCATCGGCGACGACCGGACGCCGATCTTCACGCTGCCCGGCAACCCCGTGTCGGCGTACATCTCCTTCGAGACGTTCGTGCTGCCCGCACTGCGCCGGATGATGGGCAAGCTCCCCTACGTGCGGCCGACGACCCGGGCCCGGCTCACCCATCCGTTCTCGTCGCCGGCGGGTCGCCGCCAGTTCGTTCGCGGGGCGTACGACGTCGATCGGGGTGGCCCGTTCGTGAGCCCGGTCGGCGGACACGGGTCGCACCTGCTCGGTGACCTGGCCGCGAGCAACGCGCTGATCGTCGTACCCGAGGAGACCACGTCGATGTCCGCCGGTGAGATGGTGCAGGTCCTGCGTCTCGACGAGGAGTTCTGA
- a CDS encoding PadR family transcriptional regulator: protein MKRPANALSLAVLTLLFEKPMHPYEMSTTLRHRSKEESIRLNYGSLYAVVESLRKKRLVAARETLREGNRPERTVYELTEDGATAMRAWLSEMLRDPSPQFTDFEAALSLIGAIPPDEALALLRLRLKALHIASNQFDGVRAHLPEGFPSLFMVEGEYAEAVRLAEIAFVEKLVGDLENDRLGGTEVWRRMHELRSAGHTGEEANAKLVQEFGDLLTWDI from the coding sequence ATGAAGCGACCGGCCAACGCCTTGTCCCTCGCGGTGCTGACGCTGCTGTTCGAGAAGCCGATGCACCCGTACGAGATGTCGACGACCCTGCGTCACCGCAGCAAGGAGGAGAGCATCCGGCTCAACTACGGATCGCTCTACGCCGTCGTCGAGTCACTGCGCAAGAAGCGGCTGGTCGCAGCGCGCGAGACCTTGCGCGAGGGCAACCGCCCCGAGCGGACGGTCTACGAGCTCACAGAGGACGGCGCGACCGCGATGCGCGCGTGGCTCAGCGAGATGCTGCGCGACCCGTCCCCGCAGTTCACCGACTTCGAGGCGGCACTGTCGTTGATAGGCGCGATCCCGCCCGACGAGGCGCTCGCCCTGCTGCGGCTGCGTCTCAAGGCCCTCCACATCGCCAGCAACCAGTTCGATGGGGTGCGCGCCCACCTGCCCGAGGGGTTTCCGTCGCTCTTCATGGTCGAGGGCGAGTACGCCGAGGCCGTCCGCCTCGCCGAGATCGCCTTCGTCGAGAAGCTCGTCGGCGACCTCGAGAACGATCGGCTCGGCGGCACGGAAGTGTGGCGCCGCATGCACGAGCTCAGGTCCGCAGGTCACACCGGCGAGGAGGCGAACGCCAAGCTCGTGCAGGAGTTCGGCGACCTGCTCACCTGGGACATCTAG